A window from Heteronotia binoei isolate CCM8104 ecotype False Entrance Well chromosome 15, APGP_CSIRO_Hbin_v1, whole genome shotgun sequence encodes these proteins:
- the SNF8 gene encoding vacuolar-sorting protein SNF8, with translation MMHRRGVGAGAIAKKKLAEAKYKERGTVLAEDQLAQMSKQLDTFKTNLEEFASKHKQEIRKNPQFRVQFQDMCATIGVDPLASGKGFWSEMLGVGDFYYELGVQIIEVCLALKHRNGGLITLEELQQQVLKGRGKFAQDVSQDDLIRAIKKLKVLGNGFGILPVGGTYLIQSVPAELNMDHTVVIQLAEKKGYVTISEIQSSLKWEAQRAKQVLDHLLKEGMAWLDTQAPTEAQYWLPALFTELYSQEITPEEAKEALP, from the exons ATGATGCATCGACGGGGGGTTGGAGCTGGGGCCATTGCCAAAAAGAAGCTGGCGGAG GCCAAATACAAGGAACGGGGGACCGTTTTGGCAGAAGACCAGTTAGCTCAG ATGTCCAAGCAGCTGGACACATTTAAAACTAACCTCGAAGAGTTTGCCAGCAAACACAAACAAGAGATCCGTAAAAACCCGCAGTTCAGAGTCCAGTTCCAGGACATGTGTGCAACAATCGGCGTGGATCCACTCGCCT CCGGTAAAGGATTCTGGTCTGAAATGTTAGGTGTTGGGGATTTTTACTATGAGCTAGGGGTCCAGATTATAGAAGTCTGTCTCGCTCTGAAGCACAGGAACGGAG GATTAATAACCCTGGAGGAGCTCCAACAGCAAGTGCTGAAAGGCCGAGGAAAGTTCGCTCAAGACGTCAGCCA AGATGACCTCATCCGAGCGATTAAGAAGCTCAAAGTTCTCGGCAACGGCTTTGGGATCCTTCCTGTTGGCGGAACCTACCTGATCCAGTCTGTGCCTGCTGAACTGAACATGGACCACACTGTCGTGATACAGCTTGCTGAG AAAAAGGGGTACGTGACCATCAGCGAAATCCAGTCTAGTTTGAAATGGGAAGCTCAGCGGGCCAAACAGGTGCTG GACCACTTGTTGAAAGAAGGCATGGCCTGGCTGGACACACAAGCCCCAACAGAAGCCCAGTACTGGCTCCCAGCCCTCTTCACGGAACTTTACTCTCAGGAAATCACGCCAGAAGAAGCTAAAGAAGCTTTGCCCTGA